The following proteins come from a genomic window of Nostoc sp. TCL26-01:
- a CDS encoding NAD(P)-dependent oxidoreductase, which translates to MKILVTGTEGYLGCLLPSLLIGRGHEVIGVDTGFYKVGWLYNGTEHTARTLNKDIRHITPEDLQGVEAIVHMAELSNDPTGQLSPNITYDINHLGSVRLANLAKTMGVRRFVYMSSCSVYGVATEGDVTEESPVNPQTAYAECKTLVERDVTLLANDDFSPTFMRNATAFGASPRMRFDIVLNNLSGLAWTTKEIKMTSDGTPWRPLVHALDICKAIICALEAPRDIIHNQVFNVGDTANNYRVKEIAEIIAATFPGCKLSFGDNGADNRSYRVSFDKINTILPGFKCDWDAQRGARQLFDLFSQIDMTEDTFLFRGFTRLKQLEYLIRTEQIDQDFFWSVK; encoded by the coding sequence TATTGGTGTCGATACAGGCTTCTATAAAGTTGGTTGGTTGTACAACGGTACAGAACACACGGCTAGAACCTTAAACAAGGATATCCGCCATATTACTCCGGAAGATTTGCAAGGTGTAGAGGCGATCGTCCATATGGCGGAACTATCTAATGATCCTACCGGACAACTATCACCAAATATCACCTACGACATCAATCATTTGGGTTCAGTGCGTCTAGCTAACCTAGCCAAGACTATGGGTGTGCGGCGCTTCGTCTATATGTCTTCCTGTAGCGTTTATGGAGTAGCTACGGAGGGTGATGTAACAGAAGAATCACCAGTAAATCCACAAACAGCTTATGCAGAGTGCAAAACTCTGGTAGAACGAGATGTCACCCTTCTTGCTAATGATGACTTCTCTCCTACTTTCATGCGAAACGCCACTGCTTTTGGTGCTTCCCCCAGAATGCGGTTTGATATAGTCTTGAACAACTTGTCAGGCTTGGCGTGGACTACTAAAGAAATCAAAATGACTAGTGATGGTACACCCTGGCGGCCATTAGTCCACGCTTTAGATATTTGCAAAGCGATAATTTGCGCCCTAGAAGCACCCCGCGATATTATTCACAACCAAGTATTTAATGTTGGTGATACAGCTAATAATTACCGCGTGAAAGAAATTGCTGAAATCATCGCTGCTACTTTCCCTGGATGTAAATTATCCTTCGGAGACAACGGTGCAGATAACCGCAGTTATCGAGTATCTTTTGACAAAATCAACACTATTCTTCCTGGATTTAAGTGTGATTGGGATGCCCAACGTGGTGCTAGACAACTATTTGATTTATTCAGTCAAATAGATATGACAGAAGATACATTTTTGTTTAGAGGATTTACACGGTTAAAGCAGTTGGAATATTTAATCCGGACTGAACAAATTGATCAAGATTTCTTCTGGAGTGTTAAGTAA